The nucleotide sequence GAAAAATCCTTGAGCAGCGATTCGATCTTCCCCAGGCAGCCGTCGATCCCATGATACGTGATAAAGGACTCTTTCGCTCCGAGGGCTTCAAGCCGCGGGGTTTCGGGATACGTTTCCCAGGGGTGGAAATAGATAACGAAGGGGCGC is from Deltaproteobacteria bacterium and encodes:
- a CDS encoding DUF3473 domain-containing protein gives rise to the protein RPFVIYFHPWETYPETPRLEALGAKESFITYHGIDGCLGKIESLLKDFSFDTMWNVIRRRTE